The following coding sequences lie in one Flavobacterium cyclinae genomic window:
- a CDS encoding SNF2-related protein, with amino-acid sequence MIINQYQAKYYAYELTKRCPSDSVEKLSATLMDAKVDLNPHQIEAALFAFNSPLSKGAILADEVGLGKTIEAGILLSQHWAVGKRKLLIICPSSLRKQWNQELMDKFYLPSMILETKSFNQFKKNDVFNPFEQTQIVITSYNFASNKSDFLSLVNWDLVIIDEAHKLRNVYRPNNKIGNNIKNALELRKKVLLTATPLQNSLLELFGLVSIIDEFTFGDIKSFKSQFSRLNNEEDFDDLKERLKPICKRNLRRQVQEYINYTNRIPLTINFTPSKDEQLLYDMVSEYLQRESLYALPNSQRHLITLILRKLLASSTHAIAKTIGSLAVKLDNKLKKIKVNQSFDDIFEDYDTYEELEEEYYENEVVEEEEFYTDEEIKAIENEVEELYTFRDLAENIVHNAKGEKLKTALEQGFDKLREFKANEKAIIFTESQRTQYYLKELLEQSEDYKGKVVLFNGQNNTPEINEIYQSWIAKHKGTDVISGAKSADTRAAIVEHFRNEAKIMIATEAAAEGINLQFCSLLINYDLPWNPQRIEQRIGRCHRYGQKFDVVVVNFVNTNNAADQRVFEILNEKFKLFDGVFGASDEVLGSIESGIDFEKKIAEIYQYCRTNEEINLAFDKLKEEFKEDIDVEYKKTRQKLLENFDEEVIEKLKVTLNDSEIYLNKYQQWLWKITKLALKEVANFDDNKFLFQLNKNPYNVPSINTGRYQLNKEAESAYFYRLGHPLAQSIINYFKEINLENSTLTFDYTGTKTNIALLEKYIGKKGSLQINQVTVSALEEEDYIVLSGISEDTRLTKEECERLLSLPVKEQLTTYEIYKESILENTFDKNKATILRQIENRNATFFDEELEKLDKWSDDKRNSLKVTLKELEEEIKDLKRISRLSQSLPEKLSMRKKLKDKEQKRDEAWRQYEIEGRKIEEEKDKIIDIVEAKLQQKIELKLLFKINWELI; translated from the coding sequence ATGATTATTAATCAATATCAAGCCAAATATTATGCCTATGAATTAACGAAACGTTGTCCTAGTGATAGTGTTGAAAAACTTAGTGCAACATTAATGGACGCTAAAGTTGATTTAAATCCGCATCAAATTGAAGCAGCTTTATTTGCATTTAATTCTCCTCTTTCCAAGGGTGCTATTTTAGCAGATGAAGTTGGTTTAGGAAAAACAATTGAAGCTGGTATTTTATTGTCTCAGCATTGGGCTGTTGGAAAAAGAAAGTTGTTAATCATTTGTCCTTCAAGTTTAAGAAAACAATGGAATCAGGAATTGATGGATAAATTCTATTTACCGTCAATGATTTTAGAAACAAAATCATTTAATCAGTTCAAAAAAAATGATGTTTTCAATCCATTTGAACAAACTCAAATAGTCATTACATCATACAATTTTGCAAGCAATAAATCTGATTTTTTAAGTTTGGTTAACTGGGATTTAGTAATTATTGATGAAGCTCACAAATTAAGAAATGTATATCGTCCAAATAATAAAATTGGCAACAACATCAAAAATGCTTTAGAATTAAGAAAGAAAGTATTATTAACTGCTACACCTTTACAAAATTCCCTTTTAGAGTTGTTTGGTTTGGTAAGCATTATAGATGAATTTACATTTGGTGATATAAAAAGTTTTAAATCTCAATTTTCTCGACTTAACAACGAAGAAGATTTTGATGATTTAAAAGAAAGATTAAAACCAATTTGTAAAAGAAACTTAAGAAGACAAGTTCAGGAGTATATTAACTATACAAACAGAATACCCTTAACAATTAACTTTACACCCAGTAAAGATGAACAGTTGTTATACGATATGGTGTCTGAGTATCTACAAAGAGAGAGTTTATACGCTTTACCAAATAGTCAAAGACATCTAATAACGCTAATTTTAAGAAAGTTGCTTGCTTCTTCTACTCACGCTATTGCAAAAACAATTGGGTCTTTAGCAGTTAAATTAGACAACAAATTAAAGAAAATCAAAGTCAATCAATCTTTTGATGATATATTTGAAGACTACGATACTTATGAAGAGTTAGAGGAGGAATATTACGAAAACGAAGTTGTTGAAGAAGAGGAATTCTATACTGATGAAGAAATAAAAGCAATAGAAAACGAAGTTGAAGAACTATACACATTCAGAGATTTAGCTGAAAATATTGTACATAATGCTAAAGGTGAAAAGTTGAAAACAGCCTTAGAACAAGGTTTTGATAAGTTAAGAGAATTTAAAGCTAATGAAAAAGCTATAATTTTTACTGAATCACAACGAACTCAGTACTATTTAAAAGAGTTATTAGAACAATCAGAAGATTACAAAGGAAAAGTAGTTTTATTCAATGGTCAAAATAATACACCAGAAATTAACGAAATTTATCAATCTTGGATAGCGAAACATAAAGGCACGGATGTAATTAGTGGTGCTAAAAGTGCTGATACTAGAGCTGCTATTGTTGAACATTTTAGAAACGAAGCTAAAATTATGATTGCTACAGAAGCTGCTGCTGAAGGTATCAATTTACAATTTTGTTCACTTTTAATCAATTACGACTTACCTTGGAATCCTCAAAGAATTGAACAAAGAATTGGTCGTTGTCATAGATATGGCCAAAAATTTGACGTCGTTGTGGTAAACTTTGTAAATACTAACAATGCAGCTGATCAAAGAGTTTTTGAAATTCTTAATGAAAAGTTTAAATTATTTGATGGAGTATTTGGGGCAAGTGATGAAGTATTGGGTTCCATAGAAAGTGGAATTGATTTTGAAAAGAAAATTGCTGAGATATACCAATATTGTAGAACTAATGAAGAAATCAATCTAGCATTTGATAAATTAAAAGAAGAATTCAAAGAAGACATTGATGTAGAATATAAAAAAACAAGACAAAAATTACTTGAAAATTTTGATGAAGAAGTAATTGAAAAACTAAAGGTTACACTTAACGACAGTGAAATTTATTTGAACAAATACCAGCAGTGGTTATGGAAAATAACAAAATTGGCTCTAAAAGAAGTAGCTAATTTTGATGATAATAAATTTTTATTTCAATTGAATAAAAATCCCTACAATGTTCCTAGCATTAACACTGGAAGATATCAATTAAATAAAGAAGCAGAAAGTGCCTATTTTTATCGTTTAGGTCATCCTTTGGCTCAATCAATAATAAATTATTTTAAAGAAATTAATCTTGAAAATAGTACTTTAACTTTTGATTATACAGGTACAAAAACAAACATAGCCTTATTAGAAAAGTACATTGGCAAAAAAGGTAGTTTACAAATAAATCAAGTAACAGTTTCTGCTCTTGAAGAGGAAGATTACATTGTACTTTCGGGTATTTCAGAAGACACACGTTTAACAAAAGAAGAATGTGAAAGATTATTAAGCCTCCCAGTTAAAGAACAATTAACTACTTATGAAATCTATAAAGAATCAATTTTAGAAAACACTTTTGATAAAAATAAAGCAACTATCTTAAGACAAATTGAAAATAGAAATGCAACATTTTTTGATGAAGAATTAGAGAAATTAGATAAATGGTCAGATGATAAAAGAAATTCTCTGAAAGTAACTTTAAAAGAATTAGAGGAAGAAATCAAAGATCTAAAACGTATTAGTAGATTATCTCAAAGTTTACCTGAGAAATTAAGCATGCGAAAAAAACTCAAGGATAAAGAACAAAAACGCGATGAAGCTTGGCGACAATATGAAATTGAAGGGAGAAAAATCGAAGAAGAAAAAGATAAAATCATAGATATTGTTGAGGCTAAATTGCAACAAAAGATAGAGTTAAAATTACTTTTTAAAATAAACTGGGAATTAATTTAA
- a CDS encoding site-specific DNA-methyltransferase, whose translation MSETTKKLDLKSMNISEDKKNKLKELFPEVFSEDKIDFEKLKLTLGEDISDSEERFGLQWPGKKDCFKVIQEPSIGTLKPCKEESVNWDTTENIFIEGDNLEVLKLLQKSYYGKIKMIYIDPPYNTGGEFIYPDRFQENLDTYLAYTGQVNDEGKKFSTNTETSGRFHTNWLNMMYPRLFLARNLLKNDGVIFISIDDNEYDNLKKVCDEIYGEENFIADIIWQKKFSRANDAAYFSTMHDHILCYSKISKFIDVDNCWNINLLSRGNEIPSGYSNPDNDPRGVWTSVVLSAKSGSENLKYTIINPKGKECIPPDGRFWSVNKNKFDELVKDNRIWFGKNGDGTPRLKTFLSEVQDGLRPNTIWFHNEVGHNQEGRQLLKSLFDDKAYFDSPKPIRLIKHILSITSDKSDFITLDFFSGSCSTAHGVLDLNKQDSGKRKFIMVQLPEPCDEKSEAFKAGYKTIADIGKERIRRVINKIEKEIIDEETNNQGKLELEESKPKNKLDLGFKVFKLDRSNFKTWQGDTENNQIENQLEKALFHIDSNSSKEDILTEIILKSGFELTVKIDSKVLVNKEVFSIENDSLIICLDDNLNDEVIKEIAKLEPARVVCLDSGFNQKDELKANAAQILKSYGVEDFRTV comes from the coding sequence ATGTCGGAAACAACTAAAAAATTAGACTTAAAATCAATGAATATTTCAGAAGACAAAAAGAACAAGTTAAAAGAACTTTTTCCAGAAGTGTTTTCAGAAGACAAAATTGATTTCGAAAAACTAAAACTAACTTTAGGTGAAGATATATCGGATTCTGAAGAACGATTTGGTTTGCAATGGCCAGGCAAAAAAGATTGTTTCAAAGTAATTCAAGAACCAAGTATTGGAACATTAAAACCATGTAAAGAGGAAAGTGTAAATTGGGATACTACCGAAAATATTTTTATAGAAGGTGATAACTTAGAAGTATTAAAACTACTTCAAAAATCATACTATGGTAAAATCAAAATGATTTATATAGACCCTCCGTACAACACAGGAGGTGAATTCATTTACCCTGATAGATTTCAAGAAAATTTAGATACATATTTAGCTTACACAGGTCAAGTTAATGATGAAGGCAAAAAGTTCTCCACTAATACGGAAACTTCGGGTCGTTTTCATACTAATTGGCTGAATATGATGTATCCTCGTTTATTCTTAGCTAGAAATTTATTAAAAAATGATGGTGTCATTTTTATATCAATTGATGATAATGAATATGATAATCTTAAGAAAGTTTGTGATGAAATTTATGGTGAAGAAAATTTTATTGCTGATATAATTTGGCAAAAAAAATTTTCGAGAGCTAATGATGCAGCATATTTTTCTACAATGCATGATCATATTTTGTGTTATTCCAAAATATCTAAATTTATTGATGTAGATAATTGTTGGAATATTAATTTACTTTCAAGAGGTAATGAAATACCTTCAGGTTACTCAAATCCAGATAATGATCCTAGAGGTGTTTGGACTTCAGTAGTTTTATCTGCTAAGTCTGGTTCAGAGAATTTAAAATATACAATTATTAACCCTAAAGGCAAGGAATGCATTCCTCCTGATGGAAGATTTTGGAGTGTTAATAAAAATAAATTCGATGAACTAGTTAAAGATAACAGAATTTGGTTTGGTAAAAATGGCGATGGTACACCAAGATTAAAAACTTTTTTATCTGAAGTTCAAGATGGTTTAAGGCCTAATACAATTTGGTTTCACAATGAAGTCGGACATAATCAAGAAGGTCGTCAATTATTAAAATCATTATTTGATGACAAAGCTTATTTTGATAGTCCAAAACCAATTAGATTGATAAAACATATTTTATCAATAACTTCAGATAAAAGTGATTTTATTACTCTAGACTTTTTTTCAGGTTCATGTTCAACTGCACATGGAGTTCTTGATTTAAATAAACAAGATTCAGGTAAAAGAAAATTCATTATGGTACAACTCCCAGAACCTTGTGATGAAAAAAGTGAAGCTTTCAAAGCGGGGTACAAAACTATTGCTGATATAGGAAAAGAGAGAATCAGAAGAGTTATTAATAAAATAGAAAAGGAAATAATTGATGAAGAAACAAATAATCAAGGAAAATTAGAACTAGAAGAAAGTAAACCAAAAAATAAACTAGACCTAGGTTTTAAAGTATTCAAATTAGACCGTTCAAACTTCAAAACGTGGCAAGGCGATACCGAAAATAACCAAATAGAAAACCAGTTAGAAAAAGCTTTGTTTCATATCGACAGCAATAGCTCAAAAGAAGACATCTTAACAGAAATAATTCTTAAATCTGGTTTTGAATTAACAGTAAAAATAGATTCAAAAGTTTTAGTAAACAAAGAAGTTTTTTCAATAGAAAATGATAGTCTAATAATTTGTTTAGATGATAATTTAAATGATGAAGTAATCAAAGAAATTGCTAAACTAGAACCAGCAAGAGTAGTTTGCTTAGATTCTGGTTTTAATCAAAAAGACGAATTAAAAGCAAATGCTGCTCAAATATTAAAATCATATGGTGTTGAAGACTTTAGAACAGTTTAA
- a CDS encoding GmrSD restriction endonuclease domain-containing protein: MNTQSNSNIENDEWSDDDLLDLQNEFDTNEELELSEEDNRKIIWQAKDFSIREFHSMHQDGDIDLQPDYQRKYVATPAIASKLIESVLMDVPIPVVYLAEEQNETYSVIDGQQRLTTFISFLSGKYPDRTDFKLTGLNVLKELNKKTFAQLDKEQQNKIKKTTLHTIIIKKESNEDIKFEIFERLNTGSIKLNEDEIRNTVYRGNYVKLLGELEQDPTFHFLVSKDNYKKRMIYRGMILRFFALSEKTYLNYKPSMKQFCNKELRDNRNFSAAKEKEYRERFLHVIDLVKVVFGETAFRRYVPIDENTDKGGWIKTRLNMALFDIQMCGFVNYSKNEVLQHADYIREAMLDLMSNNQEFIESILIQTSDKNVLKKRFKIWYEKLDEIIGDKSYQQRTFPYAIKKRLFEENPVCALSGQQILAIEDSEVDHIVPFSKGGKTEYANAQLVLRYFNRAKKNNTEYNVGNN, translated from the coding sequence ATGAATACACAATCAAACTCAAATATAGAAAACGATGAATGGAGTGATGATGATTTATTAGATTTACAAAATGAATTTGATACAAATGAAGAATTAGAATTATCAGAAGAAGATAATAGAAAAATTATTTGGCAAGCAAAAGATTTTTCCATTCGCGAATTCCATTCAATGCATCAAGATGGTGATATTGATTTACAACCAGATTACCAACGTAAATATGTAGCAACTCCAGCTATAGCAAGTAAATTAATAGAATCTGTTTTAATGGATGTACCTATTCCAGTTGTTTATTTAGCCGAAGAACAAAATGAAACGTATAGTGTAATTGATGGTCAACAAAGACTTACAACTTTTATCTCATTTTTGAGTGGGAAATATCCCGATAGAACTGATTTTAAATTAACTGGTTTAAATGTGTTAAAGGAATTAAACAAAAAAACATTTGCTCAGTTAGACAAAGAACAACAAAACAAAATAAAGAAGACAACACTTCATACAATTATAATTAAGAAAGAATCAAACGAAGACATAAAATTTGAAATATTTGAACGTTTAAATACAGGTTCAATTAAATTAAATGAAGATGAAATCCGTAATACAGTATATCGTGGAAACTATGTAAAACTTTTAGGCGAATTAGAACAGGACCCAACATTTCATTTCCTTGTGAGTAAAGACAACTACAAGAAAAGAATGATATACAGAGGTATGATTTTAAGATTCTTTGCTTTAAGTGAAAAAACATATTTGAATTATAAACCAAGTATGAAACAATTCTGTAATAAAGAGTTAAGAGATAATAGAAACTTTTCAGCAGCTAAAGAAAAAGAATACAGAGAAAGATTTTTACATGTTATTGACTTAGTTAAAGTAGTTTTTGGTGAGACAGCTTTCAGAAGATATGTTCCAATCGATGAAAATACTGATAAAGGAGGTTGGATAAAAACACGATTAAACATGGCATTGTTTGATATCCAAATGTGTGGTTTTGTAAATTATTCAAAAAATGAAGTATTACAGCATGCAGATTACATAAGAGAAGCAATGTTAGATTTAATGTCAAATAATCAAGAATTTATTGAGTCAATATTAATTCAAACTTCTGATAAAAACGTATTAAAAAAACGCTTCAAAATTTGGTATGAAAAATTAGATGAAATCATTGGTGATAAATCGTATCAACAAAGAACTTTTCCTTATGCAATTAAAAAGAGATTATTTGAAGAAAATCCAGTATGTGCATTGAGTGGTCAACAAATTCTAGCAATCGAAGATTCAGAAGTAGATCATATTGTTCCTTTCTCAAAAGGGGGAAAAACAGAGTATGCTAATGCACAGTTAGTGTTAAGATATTTTAATAGAGCAAAGAAGAATAATACAGAATACAATGTCGGAAACAACTAA
- a CDS encoding site-specific DNA-methyltransferase, giving the protein MEQIEKVNLKSLEITEDLKKQLKAIMPQVFSEDKIDFEKLKLTLGEDVSDSEERFGLQWPGKKDCFKVIQEPSIGTLKPCKEESVNWETTENIFIEGDNLEVLKLLQKSYYGKIKMIYIDPPYNTGGEFIYPDRFQENLNTYLAYTGQVNEEGIKFSTNSETTGRYHSNWANMMYSRLFLARNLLKKDGIICISIDDNEIHNLRSICNEIFGEENYLQEIIWKRHGGGGNDSKYFAIDHEYILCYAKNLNYIDKLRLPLDDDDLKKYKYRDEHFNELGAYQTKSFLRMRPDDPRPGLQYEIDCPDGTKLFDEWKWEQNSFLKALSENKVLIEKDTKGNWKVEYKIYAKDKDGDEKMKVPRSMIINEATNSKGKALLTNTLGTANLFNNPKPIELLKHLMSFATSDNDNDIILDFFGGSCSTAHAVLDLNHITNGNRKFIMIQLPELCNEKSEAFKKGYKTIADIGRDRIKKALNYYRNTIESKKQEEINKIKFEVESNDTNLDLGFKSFKLDKSNFKIWDGNTENMKLENELENGLFHIDLNSSKEDILTELILKSGFKLSVKIDLLKLANKDVYSIENNSLLICLDDSLNVEVIKEIAKLDPARVIVLDSGFNQKDDLKTNAVQILKSHNIEDFRTV; this is encoded by the coding sequence ATGGAACAAATAGAAAAAGTAAACTTAAAATCACTTGAAATAACTGAGGATTTAAAAAAGCAATTAAAAGCTATCATGCCTCAAGTATTTTCAGAAGATAAAATAGATTTCGAAAAACTAAAACTAACTTTAGGTGAAGATGTATCAGATTCTGAAGAACGTTTTGGTTTACAATGGCCTGGTAAAAAAGATTGCTTTAAAGTAATACAGGAACCAAGCATTGGAACCTTAAAACCATGCAAAGAAGAAAGTGTTAATTGGGAAACAACTGAAAATATTTTCATAGAAGGTGATAATTTAGAAGTATTGAAACTACTTCAAAAATCATATTATGGTAAAATAAAAATGATTTATATAGACCCACCTTATAACACAGGGGGTGAATTCATTTATCCAGATAGATTTCAAGAAAATTTAAACACATATTTAGCATATACTGGTCAAGTGAATGAAGAAGGTATAAAATTTTCAACCAATTCAGAAACAACTGGTAGGTATCACTCAAATTGGGCTAATATGATGTATTCTAGATTATTTTTAGCAAGAAATTTATTAAAGAAAGACGGAATAATTTGTATTTCAATTGATGATAATGAAATTCATAATTTACGATCAATTTGTAATGAAATCTTTGGTGAAGAAAATTATTTGCAAGAGATAATTTGGAAAAGGCATGGTGGTGGTGGCAATGATTCTAAATATTTTGCAATAGATCACGAGTACATATTATGCTATGCTAAGAACCTAAACTATATTGATAAGTTAAGATTACCTTTAGATGATGATGATTTAAAAAAATATAAGTATAGAGATGAACATTTTAATGAATTAGGAGCTTATCAAACTAAATCATTCTTAAGGATGCGTCCCGATGATCCTAGACCAGGTTTACAATATGAAATTGATTGTCCTGATGGTACCAAGTTATTTGATGAATGGAAGTGGGAACAAAATTCTTTTTTAAAAGCTTTATCTGAAAATAAAGTATTAATTGAAAAAGATACTAAAGGAAATTGGAAAGTTGAATATAAAATATATGCTAAAGATAAAGATGGTGATGAAAAAATGAAAGTACCTAGATCAATGATAATTAATGAAGCAACTAATAGTAAAGGTAAGGCTTTATTAACAAATACACTTGGAACAGCAAATTTATTTAATAATCCAAAGCCAATAGAACTCTTAAAACATTTAATGTCTTTTGCAACTTCTGATAATGATAATGATATTATTTTAGATTTTTTTGGTGGTTCATGTTCTACTGCTCATGCTGTATTAGATTTAAATCATATTACAAATGGTAATAGAAAATTTATTATGATTCAACTACCAGAATTATGTAATGAAAAATCTGAAGCTTTTAAAAAAGGTTATAAAACAATCGCTGATATTGGTAGAGATAGAATTAAAAAAGCTTTGAATTATTATAGAAACACAATTGAATCTAAAAAACAAGAAGAAATTAATAAAATAAAATTTGAAGTTGAGTCGAACGATACAAACTTAGATTTAGGTTTTAAATCATTCAAACTAGATAAGTCAAATTTCAAAATTTGGGATGGAAATACTGAAAACATGAAATTAGAGAATGAATTAGAAAATGGTCTTTTTCACATTGATTTAAATAGTTCAAAAGAAGATATATTAACTGAATTAATTCTTAAATCTGGTTTTAAATTGTCAGTAAAAATTGATTTGTTAAAACTTGCAAATAAAGACGTGTATTCAATAGAAAACAATTCATTATTAATATGTTTAGATGATAGTTTAAATGTTGAAGTGATTAAAGAAATTGCAAAATTGGACCCAGCTAGAGTAATTGTATTAGATTCTGGTTTTAATCAAAAAGATGATTTAAAAACTAATGCTGTTCAAATTTTAAAGTCACATAATATAGAAGATTTTAGAACAGTTTAA